In Arctopsyche grandis isolate Sample6627 chromosome 13, ASM5162203v2, whole genome shotgun sequence, one DNA window encodes the following:
- the LOC143921650 gene encoding cytochrome P450 6a2-like produces the protein MLFSTNILIDLVIFFIFSLTVLYVVVQYNYTYWVRKGVFSPKPSFPFGNIGKVIIGKEQIGVHLADIYNETKHHPYVGLFMLHGKALMINDLDLIKTMMVKDFQYFPDHGLGMNEISDPLSKHIFNMEGNAWKTLRTKLTPTFTSRKMKYMFNTMLNCSEELENYLEEQVKMGNEVDFKETLAKYGTDVIGSCAFGIETNSFKYPDADFRNMGKKFFDINFIKCFREILTLYAPSVVRHFHVRIVPKDVENFFRKTVDETIKYREENNTTRNDFLQILIDMKNNDELNGSGQSMSLLEITAQVFLFFIAGFETSSTTASYAIYELAKNKRVQDKLRDEIDRITKKHDGKLTYESILEMEYLTLVIEEALRMCPTFSILFRVCAKDYKIPNSNVVIEKGTRIIFPIFGIHRDPAIHADPNNFNPERYLPQNKINMHPFSSLPFGEGPRICIGIRFGMMQARLGIIKSISKYEVSLLNDSNQPVKFEPVAFLLKPAINEIFKVTRRRI, from the exons atgctATTTTCAACCAACATACTGATAGATTTAGtgattttcttcatattttctTTAACCGTTTTGTATGTTGTTGTCCAATATAACTACACATACTGGGTGAGAAAAGGAGTATTTTCCCCAAAACCGTCATTTCCATTCGGAAACATCGGAAAAGTGATAATTGGAAAAGAGCAAATAGGTGTGCATCTCGCTGACATATACAATGAGACGAAACACCACCCTTACGTGGGGTTGTTTATGCTACACGGGAAGGCTCTAATGATTAACGATTTGGATCTGATTAAGACGATGATGGTGAAGGATTTCCAGTACTTTCCCGATCATGGTTTGGGTATGAACGAAATTAGCGATCCCCTCTCCAAACATATCTTCAACATGGAAGGTAACGCTTGGAAGACACTTAGAACCAAATTGACACCGACTTTCACGTCTAGAAAAATGAAGTATATGTTTAACACCATGCTGAATTGCTCTGAAGAGTTGGAGAACTATCTGGAAGAGCAGGTGAAGATGGGGAACGAAGTAGATTTCAAGGAGACTCTCGCCAAGTACGGCACCGATGTGATAGGTTCGTGTGCTTTCGGTATAGAAACTAATAGTTTCAAATATCCAGATGCAGATTTTAGAAATATGGGGAAGAAATTTTTCgacataaattttatcaaatgctTCAGGGAAATATTGACATTATACGCGCCTTCAGTAGTGAGACATTTCCATGTGAGAATAGTGCCTAAAGACGTTGAGAATTTTTTCAGAAAGACTGTGGATGAAACTATTAAGTATCgtgaagaaaataatacgaCAAGGAATGACTTTTTGCAAATTctgatcgatatgaaaaataatgacGAATTAAACG GAAGCGGTCAAAGCATGAGCTTGTTGGAAATAACAGCACAGGTGTTCCTCTTCTTCATTGCTGGTTTTGAAACATCTTCTACGACAGCAAGCTATGCCATTTATGAACTGGCAAAAAATAAAAGGGTACAGGATAAGTTGAGAGACGAAATTGATAGAATCACAAAAAAACACGACGGAAAACTTACATACGAATCGATATTAGAGATGGAATATCTTACGCTTGTCATAGAAG AAGCGCTTCGAATGTGTCCCACTTTTTCGATCCTCTTCAGGGTTTGCGCCAAGGATTACAAAATTCCAAATTCCAACGTAGTCATAGAAAAAGGAACTAGAATCATATTTCCCATCTTCGGGATACATAGAGATCCTGCAATCCATGCTGATCCCAATAATTTCAACCCTGAAAGATATTTGCctcaaaacaaaattaatatgcATCCTTTTTCGAGCTTACCCTTCGGTGAAGGACCCAGaatatgtatag GGATTCGATTCGGAATGATGCAAGCTCGCCTAGGGATCATCAAATCAATATCAAAATATGAAGTGTCTTTGTTGAATGATTCGAATCAACCCGTAAAATTTGAACCAGTTGCTTTCTTACTCAAGCCTGCcattaatgaaattttcaaagttACCCGAAGAAGAATTTAA
- the LOC143920990 gene encoding cytochrome P450 6a2-like has protein sequence MSWYLNSILFVTIPLVFIYVWMRHRYGYWKRRGVFSPTATFPGGHMGKALFGKIHLGFQLKNYYDKTKRHPFIGLFMLSRKAIMINDLDLIKTILVKDFNYFPNHGFGFSVEHDPLSKHLPNMNDHEWKSLRARLTPTFTSSKMKYMYNTMLLCVQDMVQYLDAEISNDKVVDLKDVMAKYGTDVIGSCAFGIETNSFKYPDAEFRQIGKRITNLTALEGFTQTLSTVAPELFKILKLRVVPKDVEDFLVKTVDYTIKHRERNNIVRNDFMQLLIDMKNDVSGDTKPLTLYEMTAQVFFFFLAGFETSASTGGYAFYELAKNPDVQKKLREEINLALEKSGGKLTYEALSSIDYLTYVIDETLRLYPPLTFLFRVCVQDYLVPGTDVTIEKGTQVLISNFGIQRDPEIHFNPLKFDPERFAPENKQKRHPFSSIPFGEGPRACIGNRFGMMQTRLGILSIVSNYDVSICKETTIPLEFDPKSFTLQPLTGQLLRLTKLLK, from the exons ATGAGTTGGTACTTGAATTCCATATTATTCGTGACGATTCCTTTGGTATTCATTTACGTGTGGATGCGACATCGCTATGGATATTGGAAGAGAAGGGGTGTGTTCAGTCCAACAGCTACATTCCCAGGAGGACACATGGGAAAAGCTCTGTTTGGAAAGATCCATTTAGGATTTCAGCTGAAGAACTACTACGACAAGACTAAGCGACACCCTTTCATCGGCCTCTTCATGCTAAGCAGGAAGGCCATCATGATCAACGATCTGGATCTGATTAAAACCATCCTAGTGAAGGATTTCAACTACTTCCCGAACCACGGATTTGGATTCAGCGTAGAGCACGATCCTCTATCCAAACACTTGCCAAACATGAACGATCATGAGTGGAAATCTCTCCGGGCAAGATTAACTCCGACCTTCACATCGAGCAAAATGaagtatatgtacaatactatGCTCCTGTGTGTCCAGGACATGGTGCAGTATTTGGATGCTGAAATTAGCAACGACAAAGTCGTCGATCTAAAAGACGTTATGGCCAAGTACGGTACAGATGTGATAGGTTCGTGTGCTTTCGGCATTGAAACTAACAGTTTCAAATACCCAGATGCAGAATTTAGGCAAATTGGTAAAAGAATCACGAACTTAACTGCACTTGAGGGGTTCACCCAAACCTTGTCTACTGTGGCTCCTGAGCTATTCAAGATATTGAAATTGAGAGTGGTCCCTAAGGATGTTGAAGATTTTCTGGTCAAGACGGTAGATTATACGATCAAACATCGAGAAAGGAATAATATTGTCAGGAATGATTTTATGCAGCTGCTAATCGATATGAAAAATG ATGTTTCAGGTGATACGAAGCCATTGACACTTTATGAAATGACTGCCCAAGTATTCTTCTTCTTCCTTGCCGGATTTGAAACATCAGCTTCTACTGGCGGATACGCTTTTTacgaattggcaaaaaatccaGACGTACAAAAGAAGTTGAGAGAGGAAATCAATCTAGCTTTGGAGAAAAGCGGCGGAAAACTCACCTACGAGGCACTTTCCAGCATCGATTATCTCACTTATGTGATTGACG AAACGCTGAGATTATACCCGCCTTTGACATTTTTGTTCAGAGTTTGCGTACAAGACTATTTGGTTCCGGGTACAGATGTGACAATAGAAAAGGGCACTCAGGTTCTGATATCCAATTTTGGTATTCAGAGAGATCCAGAGATTCATTTCAATCCGTTAAAATTCGATCCTGAAAGATTCGCTCCAGAAAACAAACAGAAACGACACCCATTTTCGAGTATACCATTTGGAGAAGGACCCAGAGCGTGTATAG gtAATCGTTTTGGAATGATGCAGACACGTCTCGGAATCCTGTCTATCGTATCCAATTATGATGTTTCAATATGTAAAGAAACTACAATACCATTGGAGTTTGATCCGAAATCTTTTACCTTGCAACCATTAACTGGACAACTTCTGCGTCTTACAAAACTACTCAAATag